Proteins found in one Campylobacter canadensis genomic segment:
- a CDS encoding ABC transporter ATP-binding protein has product MIRLENITKYYILQNKQRHYIFKNLNFSFPDDCSIGLLGKNGAGKSTLLRILGGLELANKGRVITNQKISWPIGFSSGFQGSLSARDNINFIARVYGYNSNEIKEKIEFVRAFAEIGSFFDEPVKNYSSGMKSRISFGISMAFDFDYYLIDEAGAVGDPSFKQKSVELYEKKLSTSKVIMVSHSADEIKRWCNKVVILANNEAKIYDVDEGLEIYKESC; this is encoded by the coding sequence ATGATTAGACTTGAAAATATTACAAAATATTATATTTTACAAAATAAGCAAAGACATTATATTTTTAAAAATCTTAATTTTTCTTTTCCAGATGATTGTTCTATAGGGCTTTTGGGCAAAAATGGAGCTGGTAAAAGCACCTTGCTTAGAATTTTAGGCGGTTTAGAATTAGCTAATAAAGGTAGGGTAATTACTAATCAAAAAATCTCTTGGCCAATTGGCTTTTCAAGCGGCTTTCAAGGCTCTCTTAGTGCTAGAGATAATATTAATTTTATAGCTAGGGTTTATGGTTATAATAGTAATGAAATTAAAGAAAAAATAGAATTTGTAAGAGCATTTGCTGAAATTGGCTCTTTTTTTGATGAACCTGTAAAAAATTATTCTAGCGGTATGAAATCAAGAATTTCTTTTGGAATTAGTATGGCGTTTGACTTTGATTATTATTTAATTGATGAAGCAGGAGCGGTAGGTGATCCTTCGTTTAAGCAAAAAAGTGTAGAATTATACGAAAAAAAATTATCTACATCAAAGGTTATTATGGTATCTCATAGTGCTGATGAAATTAAAAGATGGTGTAATAAGGTTGTAATTTTAGCAAATAATGAGGCTAAAATATATGATGTAGATGAAGGTCTTGAAATTTATAAAGAAAGTTGTTAA
- the kpsM gene encoding capsule polysaccharide transporter KpsM produces MKNIILALILRELKTRFGKNPTLGYVWVIVEPMLHILCLLVFLSYIRNRVLPQLPYSLFLIMGMVPYFMFRNIVTNIINGIDANKSLFVYKPVKPIHVFLARAILEGMIYFVIFILLMSFFCFILDYNFIPNNFLMVIFSFFLVILFAFTLGLFMAIISFNRPSLKMLCTALTGVFYFASATIFPLWILPIQYAKYMAINPLLHIIETLKENYYVQYPVISVVNLSYSLMFILVLLFFSLAMYYHKRLQLAGQ; encoded by the coding sequence ATGAAAAATATAATTTTAGCATTAATTTTAAGAGAATTAAAAACAAGATTTGGTAAAAACCCTACCTTAGGTTATGTTTGGGTTATTGTTGAACCTATGTTGCATATACTTTGCTTACTTGTTTTTTTAAGTTATATAAGAAATAGGGTATTGCCACAGCTTCCATATTCATTATTTTTAATAATGGGGATGGTGCCTTATTTTATGTTTAGAAATATTGTAACAAATATAATAAATGGTATTGATGCGAATAAATCTCTTTTTGTTTATAAGCCAGTAAAACCAATCCATGTTTTTTTAGCAAGAGCTATTTTAGAAGGTATGATTTATTTTGTAATTTTTATATTACTTATGTCTTTTTTTTGTTTTATATTAGATTATAATTTTATACCAAATAATTTTTTAATGGTTATTTTTTCATTTTTTTTAGTGATTTTATTTGCCTTTACTTTAGGTTTATTTATGGCGATAATTTCTTTTAATAGGCCATCTTTAAAAATGTTATGTACTGCATTAACAGGGGTTTTTTATTTTGCTTCCGCAACTATTTTTCCATTATGGATTTTACCAATTCAATATGCAAAATATATGGCTATAAACCCACTTTTGCACATAATTGAAACTTTAAAAGAAAATTATTATGTACAATATCCTGTAATAAGCGTTGTAAATTTATCATATTCACTAATGTTTATTTTAGTGTTATTATTTTTTTCTTTAGCAATGTATTATCATAAAAGATTGCAATTAGCAGGGCAATAA